In Parasegetibacter sp. NRK P23, a single genomic region encodes these proteins:
- a CDS encoding metallophosphoesterase — MKKIGIISDTHHWLDEQVGKYFSDRDEIWHGGDFGNIEVAKELEKMAPLRGVYGNIDGYDIRSVYPELNVFTCEGVKVMMTHIAGHPQRYAPGIKELLALHRPQLMICGHSHILKIMYDQKFQCLHVNPGAAGKQGWQKVRTIVRLTIDGKEMKDCQVIELGKRG; from the coding sequence TTGAAAAAAATAGGCATCATTTCCGATACACACCACTGGCTGGATGAACAGGTCGGAAAATATTTCAGCGACCGCGATGAAATATGGCACGGAGGCGATTTCGGCAATATTGAAGTGGCGAAAGAACTGGAAAAGATGGCGCCGCTGCGCGGCGTCTACGGCAATATAGACGGTTACGATATACGTAGTGTTTACCCCGAGTTAAATGTTTTTACCTGCGAAGGCGTGAAAGTAATGATGACCCATATCGCAGGACACCCACAACGTTATGCGCCGGGCATCAAAGAACTGCTGGCATTGCACCGCCCGCAACTGATGATATGCGGACACTCCCATATCCTTAAGATCATGTACGACCAGAAATTTCAATGCCTCCATGTAAATCCGGGAGCTGCCGGTAAGCAGGGCTGGCAAAAAGTACGCACCATCGTGCGGTTAACCATCGATGGGAAAGAAATGAAAGATTGCCAGGTGATAGAACTCGGTAAAAGAGGATAA